The following are from one region of the Haloactinomyces albus genome:
- the proB gene encoding glutamate 5-kinase: protein MSGGAVGVESPTRQAISAAQRLVVKVGSSSLTTAEGGLDHERLDALVGILAKKVASGSQVVLVSSGAIAAGIAPLGLRGRPKDLATQQAAASVGQQTLAHAYADSFVRHHLTVGQVLLTANDVVRRSHYRNARRTLNRLLALGAIPVVNENDTVATAEIRFGDNDRLAALVSHLVGAEAMVLLSDVDALYDGDPRQEGSAVVSEVTSPSDMAGVSVASSGTSGLGTGGMASKVEAARVACSAGIPVLLTSAAQAVRALGPADVGTAFAATGAHLSARRFWLAHAAGARGRLHLDEGAVAAVVKRRRSLLAAGVTGVEGAFEGGDVVELAGPSGTVVARGVVAYDAGELPELIGRSSHELPPEQRREVVHADDLVAMR from the coding sequence GTGAGTGGTGGCGCGGTCGGAGTGGAGTCTCCGACCAGGCAGGCGATCTCGGCCGCACAACGCCTCGTGGTGAAGGTGGGGTCGTCGTCGCTGACCACCGCCGAAGGCGGACTCGACCACGAGCGACTGGACGCGCTGGTCGGCATCCTCGCCAAGAAGGTCGCATCCGGCAGCCAGGTGGTACTGGTGTCGTCGGGCGCGATCGCGGCCGGAATCGCGCCGCTGGGCCTACGTGGACGACCGAAGGACCTCGCCACCCAGCAGGCCGCCGCCAGTGTGGGGCAGCAGACGTTGGCCCACGCCTACGCGGACTCCTTCGTCCGCCATCACCTGACCGTGGGGCAGGTCCTGCTGACGGCGAACGACGTGGTTCGGCGGAGTCACTATCGCAATGCTCGGCGCACCCTGAACCGGCTGCTGGCCCTCGGCGCGATTCCGGTGGTCAACGAGAACGACACGGTGGCCACCGCCGAAATCCGGTTCGGTGACAACGACCGGTTGGCCGCGCTGGTGTCGCACCTGGTGGGGGCCGAGGCGATGGTGCTGTTGTCCGACGTGGATGCCTTGTACGACGGTGACCCCCGGCAGGAGGGTTCCGCCGTCGTCTCGGAGGTCACGAGCCCCTCGGACATGGCGGGTGTTTCCGTCGCGAGTAGCGGCACTTCCGGGCTCGGGACCGGGGGAATGGCCTCGAAGGTCGAAGCGGCGCGGGTGGCGTGCTCGGCGGGGATTCCGGTACTGCTGACCTCGGCCGCGCAGGCGGTTCGTGCGCTCGGTCCTGCCGATGTCGGTACGGCATTCGCGGCCACCGGAGCCCATCTGTCGGCCCGGCGTTTCTGGCTCGCGCATGCCGCAGGCGCGCGGGGACGGCTGCACCTGGACGAGGGTGCGGTCGCGGCGGTGGTCAAGCGCAGGCGCTCGCTGCTGGCCGCGGGGGTCACCGGGGTCGAAGGTGCCTTCGAGGGTGGCGACGTGGTGGAGCTGGCCGGGCCTTCCGGGACGGTGGTGGCCAGGGGAGTGGTCGCCTACGACGCAGGCGAGCTGCCCGAGTTGATCGGCCGGTCGAGCCATGAACTGCCCCCCGAGCAGCGGCGCGAGGTCGTGCATGCCGACGACCTCGTCGCCATGCGTTGA
- the obgE gene encoding GTPase ObgE, whose amino-acid sequence MSRFVDRVTIHVAAGDGGNGCASVHREKFKPLGGPDGGNGGKGGDVTLVVDPGVHTLLDFHHRPHARATRGTQGRGSMRNGAAGQDLVLSVPDGTVVLNPDGEVVADLVGPGTTFVAARGGRGGLGNAALSSKARRAPGFALLGEPGDQGDLVLELKSVADVGLIGFPSAGKSSLISVLSAAKPKIADYPFTTLAPNLGVVSAGETVFTVADVPGLIPGASGGRGLGLDFLRHIERCAVLVHVVDCATFEPGRDPVSDIEALENELADYTPALTEEHGAPNLAQRPRIVVLNKMDVPDAQEMAELIRPDLAERGWRVFEVSTASHEGLRELSFALADEVERYRAELPAPEPTRVVVRPAGLDDSGFTVEPDPEVEDGFLVRGERPERWVRQTSFDNDEAVGYLADRLARLGVEEELAKQGAQPGNPVTIGGVTFDWEPTTPAGVAIVQGARGADTRLDVSERVTKDERRAAMKARRSGAGLDVPGTERAFEGSSEDDVEEDDVEEDDFEEDDAGEIMPGETGEDEESGR is encoded by the coding sequence GTGTCGCGCTTCGTTGACCGCGTGACCATTCACGTCGCGGCAGGCGACGGAGGCAACGGTTGTGCCTCGGTCCATCGGGAGAAGTTCAAGCCACTGGGCGGACCGGACGGTGGCAACGGTGGCAAGGGCGGTGATGTCACTCTCGTGGTCGACCCGGGAGTGCACACCCTGCTGGACTTCCACCACCGGCCGCACGCGCGTGCCACCCGGGGCACCCAGGGGCGCGGCAGCATGCGTAACGGTGCTGCCGGACAGGATCTGGTCCTGTCCGTACCGGACGGCACGGTGGTGCTGAATCCGGACGGCGAGGTGGTCGCCGACCTGGTCGGTCCGGGCACGACGTTCGTCGCCGCTCGTGGCGGCCGTGGCGGTTTGGGGAACGCGGCACTGTCGTCGAAGGCCAGGAGGGCCCCCGGGTTCGCCTTGTTGGGCGAGCCGGGTGACCAGGGCGATCTGGTACTGGAGCTGAAGTCGGTCGCCGATGTCGGCCTGATCGGGTTCCCCTCGGCCGGAAAGTCCTCGTTGATCTCCGTCCTGTCGGCGGCGAAACCCAAGATCGCCGACTACCCGTTCACCACGCTGGCGCCGAACCTGGGCGTGGTCTCCGCGGGCGAGACGGTCTTCACGGTCGCCGATGTCCCCGGACTCATTCCCGGCGCCAGTGGCGGACGTGGCCTCGGCCTCGACTTCCTGCGGCATATCGAGCGCTGCGCGGTCCTGGTGCACGTGGTGGACTGCGCGACCTTCGAACCCGGCCGTGACCCGGTGTCCGACATCGAGGCGCTGGAGAACGAGCTTGCGGACTACACCCCGGCGCTGACCGAGGAACACGGTGCTCCGAACTTGGCGCAGCGACCTCGGATCGTGGTCCTGAACAAGATGGACGTTCCGGATGCGCAGGAGATGGCCGAGTTGATTCGCCCCGACCTCGCCGAACGTGGCTGGCGGGTCTTCGAGGTGTCCACGGCCAGCCACGAGGGGTTGCGTGAGTTGAGCTTCGCTCTTGCCGACGAGGTGGAGCGCTACCGTGCGGAGCTGCCCGCTCCGGAGCCCACACGGGTCGTCGTGCGCCCTGCCGGGCTGGATGATTCCGGCTTCACGGTCGAACCCGATCCGGAGGTCGAGGACGGTTTCCTCGTGCGTGGCGAGCGCCCCGAACGGTGGGTGCGCCAAACCAGTTTCGACAATGACGAGGCCGTCGGTTACCTCGCCGACCGCCTGGCACGGCTCGGTGTCGAGGAGGAACTCGCCAAGCAGGGCGCTCAGCCGGGCAATCCGGTGACCATCGGCGGGGTCACTTTCGACTGGGAACCGACCACTCCTGCCGGGGTGGCCATCGTGCAGGGCGCTCGCGGAGCGGACACGCGGCTGGACGTCAGCGAGCGGGTGACGAAGGACGAGCGCCGAGCGGCGATGAAGGCGCGGCGTTCGGGAGCGGGCCTGGACGTGCCCGGCACGGAGCGGGCCTTCGAGGGCTCCTCGGAAGACGACGTCGAGGAAGATGACGTCGAGGAGGACGATTTCGAGGAAGACGACGCCGGGGAAATCATGCCCGGGGAAACCGGCGAGGACGAGGAGAGCGGCCGGTGA
- the rpmA gene encoding 50S ribosomal protein L27 translates to MSTKKGASNSRNGRDSNPKFLGVKRFGGQVVNAGEILVRQRGTKFHPGGNVGRGTDDTLFALAAGEVAFGRKRGRKTVNVVPAEA, encoded by the coding sequence ATGTCAACCAAGAAGGGCGCGTCCAACTCTCGGAACGGCCGCGATTCGAATCCCAAGTTCCTGGGTGTGAAGCGCTTCGGCGGCCAGGTCGTCAACGCAGGCGAAATTCTGGTTCGGCAGCGCGGTACGAAGTTCCACCCCGGGGGTAACGTGGGACGCGGCACCGATGACACGCTGTTCGCGCTTGCCGCGGGCGAGGTCGCATTCGGCCGCAAGCGTGGCCGCAAGACTGTCAACGTCGTGCCGGCCGAGGCCTGA
- the rplU gene encoding 50S ribosomal protein L21: MYAIVKTGGKQYKVAVGDVVEVEKLEGELGSEVTFPALMVVDGSDVTADADALGKISVTGKLVEQTKGPKIRIHKFKNKTGYQKRQGHRQKLTRVEVTGIAK; encoded by the coding sequence ATGTACGCGATCGTCAAGACCGGCGGCAAACAATACAAGGTGGCTGTCGGGGACGTCGTCGAGGTCGAGAAGCTCGAGGGCGAGCTGGGCTCCGAGGTCACTTTCCCGGCGCTAATGGTCGTCGATGGCTCCGATGTCACCGCCGACGCCGATGCGCTGGGCAAGATTTCGGTGACCGGCAAGCTGGTCGAGCAGACCAAGGGTCCCAAGATCCGCATCCACAAGTTCAAGAACAAGACCGGCTACCAGAAGCGCCAGGGGCACCGGCAGAAGCTGACCCGCGTCGAGGTCACCGGCATCGCGAAGTGA
- a CDS encoding DUF6114 domain-containing protein, giving the protein MASGHAGRKRVRTAWRSFRRWRRTRPFWAGVFTLLSALLLLYPPYASLEFGAVVITLKTLGGLSALVIGTVMIICAVSFWTRPRFRLASGIVTLLLAVVAIVTVNLGSMFLGTLLGIIGAALGLAWSPAPEQPRSPRRTVGHAQAGTRTGRMPAHQAGSVRGGWE; this is encoded by the coding sequence ATGGCGAGCGGTCATGCCGGGCGAAAGCGGGTGCGAACCGCGTGGAGGTCATTCCGCCGCTGGCGGCGAACCCGGCCGTTCTGGGCGGGAGTCTTCACCCTGCTGTCGGCTCTGTTGCTGCTGTATCCGCCGTATGCGTCGCTGGAGTTCGGTGCCGTGGTGATCACGCTGAAGACGCTCGGTGGGCTTTCGGCACTGGTCATCGGCACGGTCATGATCATATGTGCCGTATCGTTCTGGACCCGGCCCCGGTTTCGGTTGGCTTCCGGAATCGTGACGTTGCTGCTTGCCGTGGTGGCGATCGTGACCGTCAATCTGGGGTCCATGTTCCTCGGCACCCTGCTCGGCATCATCGGTGCCGCGCTCGGGCTTGCCTGGTCGCCCGCCCCGGAACAACCGCGGTCGCCGCGGCGGACGGTCGGGCACGCACAAGCGGGTACGCGGACCGGGCGGATGCCCGCCCACCAGGCCGGAAGTGTCCGTGGAGGGTGGGAGTGA